Genomic segment of Paraburkholderia agricolaris:
AACAGTTTCTTCGGCCAGCTCGGCACGGGCAACCTTTATCAGCCGAACACCAATACCTTCGACAGCGCACCGAATTACTACACGTATCGCAACAGCGACATCACGCAAAAGGCCCTGTTCGCGAGCGATACGATCCAACTGACACAGCGCTGGTCGGTGCTCGGCGGCGTGCGTTATACGAACTACGAACAACACGGTTATTCGACTACCGGCGCAACCACGTCGAGCTACAGCCAGAACGGAGTCGTGACGCCGACCGTCGCGCTGATGTTCAAACTCGCGCCGACCACCACGCTGTACACCAGCTACGTCGAATCGCTGGAAGCGGGCAGCATCGTGGGCGATACGTACGCGAACCGTGGGGTGCAGCTCAAGCCGTTGCGCAGCAAGCAGTACGAAGTCGGGATCAAGAGCGAGCACGCGCGCTGGAGCGCGACGGCCGCGCTGTTCCGGATCGAACGCGGCTCGGAATACGCAAACAGTGCGAACGTCTTCACGCAGGACGGTCAATCGATCTTTCAGGGCGTGGAGTTCGGTGGCGACGTGCGTCTGGGCTCGAGCTGGAATGTCGGCGGCGATCTCATGTGGATCAACACGAAGTACGAAAAAGGCGCGGCAAATAACGGCAATCGCGTGGCCGGCGCGCCGCAGTTCGTCGTGGCGGGTCATGCGGCTTACTCGGTGCCGTATGTGCCGGGCTTACGCATCGGCGCCGATGCAAAATTCACCGGCAACACCAACGTGCGCCCAAGCGCCAGTCTCAATGCGCCGGGCTACCTGCTGGTCAATCTCGGTGCGAGCTATGCCACGCGTATCGGTGGCTACGACGTGACGTTTCGCGCGGCGATCGACAATCTGCTCAATCGCCGCTACTGGCAATATCAGTATGCGGACTACGTGACGCCGGGCGATCCGCGCACGCTTTCATTGAACGCGCGCATCGACTTCTGAGCGTAAAAAAAGCGGCCAGCAGGGGCCGCTTTTTTTGTTTGCTGCTGCCTGCTCACACCAGCCGCAGATAAATCAATTCCCGCTTGATGTACGCATAGAAGATCGGCGCCGCGACCACGCCGGGGAGGCCGAACGCGGCTTCCATCACGAGCATCGCGATCAGCAATTCCCACGCGCGCGCCTCGATCTGGCCGCCGACGATGCGCGCATTCAGGAAGTATTCCAGCTTGTGGATCACGATCAGGAATATCAGCGACATGATCGCCGCCGGAAAGCTCACCGAGAGCGCCACCGCGACAATGATCGTATTCGAGATCAGATTGCCGATCACCGGCAGCAAGCCGGCGATAAACGTCACCAGCACCAGCGTCTTGGAGAGCGGCAAGGTGTCGTGAAATAACGGCAGGATCACCAGCAGGAAGATGCCGGTGAAAACCGCGTTGATCGCGGAAATCTTGACCTGAGCGAAGACGATGCGGCGGAAGGCGTCGGCGAAACGGGTCACGCGTGTGACGAACGCCGTGGATAGCGGCAGCCGTTGCATATGCTTCTGCGCCCCGACCGCGATGATCGCACCGATGATCATGCCGATCAGGATGTGCGTGAAGCCGCGCGCCGCGGTTTTGCCGCTTTGCTGCAGCATGTTCGCGTGCGTTTGCATTAGCTCGGTCGCTTTCGTCTTCATCTGCTCGGTGTCGACCGGCAGATAGTTGGCGATGAATTGCGGAATCCGGCCGCGCGCCTCGTCGATCAACTGCATTGCCTGGTCGAGCAGTTTCTGCACGCTCGGCACGTCGCTCTCGAAATGCTCGATGATGCCGAGCGTCAGCCCTGTCAATGCGCCGACTATCACGGCCGAGAGAATCACCACCGCGAGCCAGCGTGCGCGCTGGCTCGACATATGCCGCTCGATGCGCGGCGCAATGGTATGCACGAGTTGATACACGAGCAGCCCGGCCAGCAAGGCTCCGAGCAACCGCAGTTCGATGACCGCCCACATTCCGATCAGCATCAGCACGTAACTGCCGATTTCGACTGCCGACAGCTTCGGCAGGCTCATGTCGCTAGTCAGCCTGACCGGGCGTGGGCGTAGGTCCTGCACTTCCCCGTCGTCGCGCGCCTGATTCCGCTTGGCCATGGCTTATTCCGTCTCCAACCCGTGTTGTGCTGCGTTACTTTCTGCTGGCAGTGCGTTTCAACAGCGGCGCCAGATACCTGCCGGTAAAACTTGCCTTCGACTTGGCGACCTGCTCCGGCGTGCCTTGCGCAATGATCTGGCCGCCGCCGGCACCGCCCTCGGGGCCGAGATCGATGACCCAGTCGGCGGTCTTTATTACATCGAGATTATGCTCGATGATCACGACGGTATTACCCTGGTCTCGCAAACGATGAATGACTTCCAGCAGCAATGCGATGTCGTGAAAGTGCAGACCGGTGGTCGGCTCGTCCAGGATGTATAGCGTGCGACCGGTATCCCGCTTGCTCAGTTCCAAAGATAGTTTGACGCGTTGCGCCTCGCCGCCCGACAGGGTGGTGGCCGACTGGCCCAGCCGGATATAGCCCAAACCCACGTCCAGCAAGGTTTTCAGCTTGCGCGCGACGACCGGGACCGGCTTGAAGAACTCGTAGGCGTTCTCCACCGTCATGTCGAGCACTTCGCTGATGTTCTTGCCCTTGTACTGCACGTCGAGCGTTTCACGGTTGTAGCGCTTGCCGTGGCAGACGTCGCAGGGAACATAGACGTCCGGCAAAAAGTGCATTTCCACCTTCAGCACGCCGTCGCCCTGGCAGGATTCGCAGCGTCCGCCCTTCACGTTGAACGAGAAGCGGCCCGGATCGTAGCCGCGTTCTTTCGCCGCCGGCACGCCCGCGAACAGTTCGCGGATCGGCGTGAACAGGCCCGTGTAGGTCGCGGGATTCGAGCGCGGCGTGCGGCCGATCGGCGACTGGTCGACGTTGATGACTTTGTCGAAATGCTCCAGACCTTCGATCGATTCGTACGGTGCCGGCTCGGTAGACGAGCCATACAGGTGATGCGCGACCGCGTGGTACAGCGTGTCGTTGATCAGCGTGGACTTGCCCGAGCCGGACACGCCGGTCACGCAAGTCAGGAGGCCCACCGGCAGATCGAGCGAGACGTGCTGCAGATTGTTGCCGTACGCCTCGATGATGCGCAGACGCCGTTCGTCCGGTTCCTTGCGCTCGTCCGGGAATTCGATGTTGCGGGCGCCGGACATGTACTGCCCGGTCATCGATGCAGCGTTTGCCTCGACCTGCTTGGGCGTGCCTTCTGCGATCACCATGCCGCCGTGCTCACCCGCGCCCGGACCCATGTCGACCACATAGTCGGCCATGCGAATCATGTCTTCATCGTGCTCGACGACGATCACCGAGTTGCCGAGGTCGCGCAAATGCTTGAGCGTGGCGATCAGTCGATCGTTGTCGCGCTGATGCAGACCGATCGACGGCTCGTCCAGCACATACATCACGCCGGTCAAACCCGAACCGATCTGCGAGGCGAGGCGAATCCGCTGCGCTTCACCGCCCGACAGCGTTTCCGCGCTGCGTTCGAGCGACAGGTAATCGAGCCCGACGTTATTCAGGAACATCAGACGCGCGACGATTTCCTTGACCACCTTGTCGGCGATTTCGCGCTTCGAGCCTTCGAGCCGCAACGTCTGGAAATAGCCGAGCGCGTCGCGCAACGGCCAGCCGCTGATTTCGAAGATGCCGCGCGCGTCGCCGTCAGAGCCGATCCGCACGAAACGGGCCTCCCGGCGCAGCCGCGTGCCGGCGCAGGCCGGGCAGGGCTGGTTGTTCTGATACTTCGCGAGTTCCTCGCGCACCGCGACCGAATCGGTCTCGCGGTAGCGTCGCTCCAGATTCGGGATGATCCCTTCGAACACATGCTCGCGCACGGAAGTGCGGCCGCGCTCGTTGATGTACGAGAACGGAATTTCCTGCTTGCCCGAACCGAACAGCAGAATCTTACGGACTTTCTCCGGCAGGTCTTCGACGGCCGTGTCGATGTCGAACTCGTAGAACGCCGCGAGACTTTGCAGCATCTGGAAGTAAAACTGATTGCGCCGGTCCCAGCCCTTCACCGCGCCTGCCGCCAGCGATAGCGACGGATGCGCGACGACCCGCTTCGGATCGAAGAAGGTGATCTGGCCGAGGCCGTCGCACTCCGGGCAAGCACCCATCGGGTTGTTGAACGAGAAGAGGCGCGGCTCCAGTTCCTGCAGCGAATACGAGCAGATTGGGCAGGCGAACTTCGAGCTGAACAGATGCTCCTTGTCCGTGTCCATTTCCAGCGCGATTGCCCGGCCGTCGGCGAGGCGTAGCGCCGTTTCGAACGATTCGGCGAGACGCTGCTTCATATCGCCGCGCACCTTCAGACGGTCGACGACGACGTCGATCGTATGCTTGTCGTTTTTCTTCAGCTTCGGCAGCGAGTCGACTTCATAGATCTTCGCGACGCCTTCGTTGGCGGTGCCGCCGCCCGAGCGCACGCGAAAACGGATGAAGCCCTGCGCCTGCATCTCCTCGAACAGTTCGACGTGCTCGCCTTTGCGGTTCGCTACCACCGGCGCGAGGATCATCAGCTTCGTCTCTTCCGGCAGGGCGAGCGCCGCGTCGACCATCTGCGAGACGCTTTGCGCTTCCAGCGGAATTTCGTGGTCCGGACAGTATGGCGTGCCGACCCGGGCGAACAGCAGCCGCAGATAGTCATGAATTTCGGTGACGGTGCCGACCGTGGAGCGCGGATTGTGCGAGGTCGCTTTCTGCTCGATCGAGATCGCCGGCGACAGGCCTTCGATCAGATCGACGTCCGGCTTTTCCATCAATTGCAGGAACTGGCGGGCGTAAGCCGAAAGACTTTCGACGTAACGCCGCTGTCCTTCCGCATAGAGCGTGTCGAACGCGAGCGACGATTTACCCGAACCGGACAGGCCCGTAATCACGACAAGCTTGTGACGTGGGAGGTCGAGATTGACGTTCTTCAGGTTGTGGGTGCGAGCCCCACGGATACGGATTTGTTCCACGCGTTATTCCAAGACTTGGCCCGTGACCTGGCGGAAAGAGGAGGAGGCTAAACCTGCTACTATAACGACTTTTCAAGACCGCCGTTACGGCTTCCTGACAGCCCGAAGAAGGCATGAGGCAAGCTGTAAGGCAGCGGTCCAGCGCCGCGGAGAAGAGGTCTAACTGGGGCCGATTTCCGCGAGTACAAGGCGCCGCGAGGCTCCAGACGGGCGTGTAGCAAGGCCGCCGGCCCGAATGCCGCGCCGCATGCTTGCCGCCCAGCTCATTCAAAGAACGCTCCCGATGTCCAATCCGTCTGCTACATCCTCACGCATGAGCGCGCCTGAAATGCGCGCGACCGTGTCGCTTGCCGCCATCTTCGCGCTGCGCATGCTCGGTCTCTTCATGATCATGCCGGTGTTCTCGATCTACGCGAAGACCATCCCTGGCGGCGACAACGTGCTGCTGGTGGGGATCGCGCTCGGTGCGTACGGCGTAACGCAGTCGATGCTGTACATCTTCTACGGCTGGGTCTCCGACAAGGTTGGCCGCAAACCGGTCATTGCGACCGGCCTGCTGATCTTCGCGCTCGGCAGCTTCGTCGCGGCGGGCGCCCACGACATGACATGGATTATCGTTGGCCGGGTAATTCAGGGCATGGGCGCGGTGTCGTCCGCAGTGATCGCGTTTATTGCCGACCTGACCTCCGAAGAGCATCGCACCAAGGCGATGGCGATGGTCGGCGGCAGTATCGGCATTTCGTTCGCGGTGGCGATTGTCGGTGCGCCGATCGTGTTCCAGTGGGTCGGCATGAGTGGTCTGTTCACGCTGGTCGGCATCTTCTCGATTCTGGCGATCGGTCTCGTGCTGTGGGTCGTGCCCGATGCGCCCAAGCCGGTGCACGTGCGCGCGCCGTTCGCCGAGGTGTTGCATAACGTCGAACTGCTGCGTTTGAACTTCGGCGTGCTCGTGCTGCATGCCACGCAAACGGCGTTGTTCCTCGTCGTGCCGCGTATTCTCGAGGCCGGCGGCCTGCCGGTCGCGTCGCACTGGAAGGTGTATCTGCCGGTGATGGGTCTCTCGTTCGTGATGATGGTCCCGGCGATCATCGCGGCAGAAAAGCGCGGAAAAATGAAAATCGTGCTGCTGTCGGCGATCGGTCTTATCCTGATCGGACAGTTGTTGTTAGGCGTCGCACCGCATAC
This window contains:
- the uvrA gene encoding excinuclease ABC subunit UvrA, with product MEQIRIRGARTHNLKNVNLDLPRHKLVVITGLSGSGKSSLAFDTLYAEGQRRYVESLSAYARQFLQLMEKPDVDLIEGLSPAISIEQKATSHNPRSTVGTVTEIHDYLRLLFARVGTPYCPDHEIPLEAQSVSQMVDAALALPEETKLMILAPVVANRKGEHVELFEEMQAQGFIRFRVRSGGGTANEGVAKIYEVDSLPKLKKNDKHTIDVVVDRLKVRGDMKQRLAESFETALRLADGRAIALEMDTDKEHLFSSKFACPICSYSLQELEPRLFSFNNPMGACPECDGLGQITFFDPKRVVAHPSLSLAAGAVKGWDRRNQFYFQMLQSLAAFYEFDIDTAVEDLPEKVRKILLFGSGKQEIPFSYINERGRTSVREHVFEGIIPNLERRYRETDSVAVREELAKYQNNQPCPACAGTRLRREARFVRIGSDGDARGIFEISGWPLRDALGYFQTLRLEGSKREIADKVVKEIVARLMFLNNVGLDYLSLERSAETLSGGEAQRIRLASQIGSGLTGVMYVLDEPSIGLHQRDNDRLIATLKHLRDLGNSVIVVEHDEDMIRMADYVVDMGPGAGEHGGMVIAEGTPKQVEANAASMTGQYMSGARNIEFPDERKEPDERRLRIIEAYGNNLQHVSLDLPVGLLTCVTGVSGSGKSTLINDTLYHAVAHHLYGSSTEPAPYESIEGLEHFDKVINVDQSPIGRTPRSNPATYTGLFTPIRELFAGVPAAKERGYDPGRFSFNVKGGRCESCQGDGVLKVEMHFLPDVYVPCDVCHGKRYNRETLDVQYKGKNISEVLDMTVENAYEFFKPVPVVARKLKTLLDVGLGYIRLGQSATTLSGGEAQRVKLSLELSKRDTGRTLYILDEPTTGLHFHDIALLLEVIHRLRDQGNTVVIIEHNLDVIKTADWVIDLGPEGGAGGGQIIAQGTPEQVAKSKASFTGRYLAPLLKRTASRK
- a CDS encoding AI-2E family transporter, translating into MAKRNQARDDGEVQDLRPRPVRLTSDMSLPKLSAVEIGSYVLMLIGMWAVIELRLLGALLAGLLVYQLVHTIAPRIERHMSSQRARWLAVVILSAVIVGALTGLTLGIIEHFESDVPSVQKLLDQAMQLIDEARGRIPQFIANYLPVDTEQMKTKATELMQTHANMLQQSGKTAARGFTHILIGMIIGAIIAVGAQKHMQRLPLSTAFVTRVTRFADAFRRIVFAQVKISAINAVFTGIFLLVILPLFHDTLPLSKTLVLVTFIAGLLPVIGNLISNTIIVAVALSVSFPAAIMSLIFLIVIHKLEYFLNARIVGGQIEARAWELLIAMLVMEAAFGLPGVVAAPIFYAYIKRELIYLRLV
- a CDS encoding MFS transporter, whose protein sequence is MSNPSATSSRMSAPEMRATVSLAAIFALRMLGLFMIMPVFSIYAKTIPGGDNVLLVGIALGAYGVTQSMLYIFYGWVSDKVGRKPVIATGLLIFALGSFVAAGAHDMTWIIVGRVIQGMGAVSSAVIAFIADLTSEEHRTKAMAMVGGSIGISFAVAIVGAPIVFQWVGMSGLFTLVGIFSILAIGLVLWVVPDAPKPVHVRAPFAEVLHNVELLRLNFGVLVLHATQTALFLVVPRILEAGGLPVASHWKVYLPVMGLSFVMMVPAIIAAEKRGKMKIVLLSAIGLILIGQLLLGVAPHTILSVAAILFVYFLGFNILEASQPSLVSKLAPGTRKGAAAGVYNTTQSIGLALGGVVGGWLLKVDGQSAVFFTCSGLVFCWLIIAAQMKQPPRKA